In bacterium, the following proteins share a genomic window:
- a CDS encoding ABC transporter substrate-binding protein yields MRGKSRGMVFVLLATVCLVGTSFPVNAGVGGIGGVSSFTGGDGSFKRVLREGIVIGIANDYPFTYQDEKTKEMDGLDVRIFRMIAKLLGIEKVSWQIVQFDAMIPGLISKRWDVAADNIHENPKRLAVIDFTSPAYWYGSSLAVRKGNPKNIHTAADLAGKIVGTVRGSFNHDLLSRRKDLKELKLYATNDAEFADLLAGRIDVSMEDDIKVGLFIKNHPGVPIEFATGYSPSLEEYGYARYGIRKDDVDLNFAISRAIDELRGKRDGIPKILEDGGLGLRNMWYWPVVTK; encoded by the coding sequence ATGCGGGGCAAGAGTCGGGGAATGGTGTTCGTGCTCCTCGCCACGGTGTGTCTGGTCGGCACGTCGTTTCCTGTCAACGCCGGAGTGGGGGGGATCGGCGGCGTCAGCTCCTTCACCGGCGGCGACGGTTCCTTCAAGCGCGTGCTGCGCGAAGGCATCGTGATCGGCATCGCCAACGATTACCCGTTCACCTATCAGGACGAGAAGACCAAGGAGATGGACGGGCTCGACGTCAGGATCTTTCGGATGATCGCCAAGCTGCTCGGTATCGAGAAGGTCTCCTGGCAGATCGTCCAGTTCGATGCGATGATTCCCGGGCTGATCTCAAAGCGCTGGGACGTCGCCGCCGACAACATCCACGAGAACCCGAAGCGGCTGGCGGTGATCGATTTCACCAGCCCGGCGTACTGGTACGGGTCATCGCTTGCGGTGCGCAAGGGGAACCCCAAGAACATCCACACGGCGGCCGACCTCGCCGGCAAGATCGTGGGGACGGTCCGCGGCAGCTTTAACCACGACCTCCTGTCGCGGCGGAAGGATCTGAAAGAGCTCAAGCTCTACGCCACGAACGACGCGGAATTTGCCGACCTGCTGGCGGGGCGGATTGACGTGTCGATGGAGGACGACATCAAGGTCGGCCTGTTCATCAAGAACCACCCCGGCGTGCCGATCGAGTTTGCCACCGGCTATTCGCCTTCGCTGGAAGAGTACGGCTATGCCCGGTACGGGATCCGGAAGGACGACGTCGACCTCAACTTCGCCATCTCGCGCGCCATCGACGAACTGCGCGGGAAGCGGGACGGGATCCCCAAGATCCTCGAAGACGGCGGCCTCGGCCTCCGGAATATGTGGTACTGGCCCGTTGTGACCAAATAG
- a CDS encoding mandelate racemase/muconate lactonizing enzyme family protein, whose amino-acid sequence MRISDVRTIVIGTSWRNLILVKATTDEGLYGVGEATTQNREEGVVGYLQGLFQRFVLGADPLRIEDLVNRMYRDEFWRGGVIAMSGLSAVEMACWDILGKVTHQPVYQLLGGACWDRLQVYANGWYQTETRSPDEFARLAAHVAQKGYRALKVDPFGPGFYELEHAEFDRSVQIVAAVRDAVGPQFEIHVEGHGRFTPATALALARALAPSRPSWFEEPVPPENLEALRRVVEGSPVPIATGERVFGHVEYGRLFQHAIPDVVQPDIAHAGGFLGLKKIAAMADAHYVTVAPHNANSPLCTAATAHACAAMTNFRILEVFDDFQEPWLWEVFSGVPRVVEGCLPLPGGPGIGADLNEDAAREHPYVQGFFNLFEPGWERRRFSHDGTASAPARARRSGL is encoded by the coding sequence ATGAGGATCAGCGACGTCCGGACCATCGTCATCGGCACCAGCTGGCGCAACCTCATCCTGGTGAAGGCCACGACCGACGAAGGCCTGTACGGCGTCGGGGAGGCGACAACGCAGAACCGTGAAGAGGGGGTGGTGGGGTACCTGCAGGGCCTGTTCCAGCGGTTCGTGCTCGGCGCCGACCCGCTCCGCATCGAGGATCTCGTGAACCGGATGTACCGCGACGAATTCTGGCGGGGCGGGGTCATCGCCATGAGCGGACTGAGCGCGGTGGAGATGGCGTGTTGGGATATCCTCGGCAAGGTGACCCACCAGCCCGTCTATCAGCTGCTGGGCGGGGCGTGCTGGGATCGGCTCCAGGTGTACGCGAACGGCTGGTATCAGACGGAGACGCGGTCGCCCGACGAATTTGCGCGGCTGGCCGCGCACGTGGCGCAGAAGGGATACCGAGCGCTGAAGGTCGATCCGTTCGGCCCCGGATTCTATGAGCTCGAGCACGCCGAGTTCGATCGCAGCGTCCAGATCGTGGCGGCGGTGCGCGACGCGGTGGGTCCGCAGTTCGAGATCCACGTGGAGGGACACGGTCGCTTCACCCCCGCCACCGCTCTCGCGCTGGCGCGCGCGCTGGCGCCCTCCCGGCCCTCCTGGTTCGAAGAGCCCGTCCCGCCGGAGAACCTAGAAGCGCTCCGCCGGGTCGTCGAGGGCAGCCCGGTGCCGATCGCGACGGGTGAGCGCGTCTTCGGTCACGTCGAATACGGGCGGCTCTTCCAGCATGCGATTCCGGATGTCGTGCAGCCGGACATTGCGCACGCCGGGGGCTTCTTGGGGCTGAAGAAGATCGCCGCGATGGCCGATGCCCATTACGTGACGGTCGCCCCACACAACGCGAACAGCCCGTTGTGCACCGCCGCCACCGCCCACGCTTGTGCGGCGATGACCAACTTCAGGATCCTCGAGGTGTTTGACGATTTCCAGGAGCCCTGGCTCTGGGAGGTGTTCAGCGGGGTCCCCCGGGTCGTGGAGGGATGCCTCCCTCTGCCGGGCGGACCGGGCATCGGCGCGGACCTCAATGAAGATGCGGCGCGAGAGCACCCGTACGTCCAAGGCTTCTTCAATCTCTTCGAGCCCGGGTGGGAGCGACGTCGATTTTCACACGACGGCACCGCTTCCGCCCCGGCTCGGGCGAGACGATCTGGCCTCTGA
- the dgoD gene encoding galactonate dehydratase yields the protein MKISAVSPVIVGAGMRNWVFAKVETDAGVVGWGECTTEWKTRSVAAGLADLAAFLVGEDPLRIEHLWQVMSRQGFFRGGIIAMSAISGVDQALWDIAGKVRGVPTYHLLGGAVRDRVRLYDHLGGGRTDAVYESFTPEEVAAHARASVEQGFTAVKAVCVPRTAPLDGPKPVKLVERLMGALRDAVGDAVDIMLDFHGRTTPAMGIQYGRAVAPYAPLFIEEPCLPENVEAMAEVARQQPCPVAAGERLVTRFQFRPLLEQRACAVLQPDVGHCGGLSELKKIAAMAECYYISVAPHNPGGPVAQAACLHFALSTPNFLIQEQMWADVPWRDDIVDEPIERRAGQMLPPTRPGLGVNIDERKAAKHPMAQEPLMRYFHADGAVADW from the coding sequence ATGAAGATCAGCGCGGTCTCCCCGGTGATCGTGGGAGCCGGCATGCGCAACTGGGTGTTCGCGAAGGTGGAGACCGACGCGGGGGTCGTGGGGTGGGGCGAGTGCACCACCGAGTGGAAGACGCGATCGGTCGCCGCGGGCCTGGCCGACCTCGCCGCGTTTCTCGTCGGCGAGGATCCCCTGCGCATCGAGCATCTGTGGCAGGTGATGAGCCGCCAGGGCTTCTTCCGCGGCGGGATCATCGCGATGAGTGCCATCAGCGGCGTGGACCAGGCGCTGTGGGACATCGCCGGCAAGGTGCGCGGGGTGCCCACCTACCACCTCCTCGGCGGGGCCGTGCGCGACCGGGTGCGTCTCTATGATCACCTCGGGGGTGGGCGGACGGACGCCGTCTATGAATCGTTCACCCCGGAAGAGGTCGCCGCGCACGCGCGGGCGTCCGTGGAGCAAGGCTTCACGGCCGTGAAGGCGGTGTGCGTTCCCCGGACCGCCCCCCTCGACGGCCCGAAGCCGGTGAAGCTTGTCGAGCGGCTGATGGGGGCGCTGCGAGACGCCGTGGGGGATGCGGTGGACATCATGCTCGACTTCCACGGCCGCACGACCCCTGCGATGGGGATCCAGTACGGTCGGGCGGTCGCTCCCTACGCGCCCCTGTTCATCGAAGAACCGTGTCTGCCGGAGAACGTGGAGGCGATGGCGGAGGTGGCCCGCCAGCAGCCGTGCCCGGTGGCGGCGGGGGAGCGGCTGGTGACGCGGTTTCAGTTCCGGCCCCTGCTGGAGCAACGAGCGTGCGCGGTGCTGCAGCCCGACGTCGGGCACTGCGGCGGGCTCTCGGAACTGAAGAAAATCGCCGCGATGGCGGAATGCTACTACATTTCCGTGGCGCCCCACAACCCCGGGGGCCCGGTGGCGCAGGCCGCGTGCCTCCACTTTGCCCTCTCCACCCCGAATTTCCTGATCCAGGAACAGATGTGGGCCGATGTCCCCTGGCGCGACGACATCGTCGACGAGCCGATCGAGCGGCGGGCCGGGCAGATGCTCCCGCCGACCCGTCCGGGGCTCGGCGTCAACATTGACGAACGCAAGGCGGCGAAGCACCCGATGGCGCAGGAGCCGCTGATGCGGTACTTCCACGCCGACGGCGCCGTCGCCGATTGGTGA
- a CDS encoding amino acid ABC transporter ATP-binding protein encodes MIRLEGINKSFGRLHVLRDVSLEVQKGEVVCLIGPSGAGKSTLLRCINHLEPLDSGTIYIEGVPVYRYTREGQRIADADHKIEALRSQVGMVFQSFNLFPHLTALENLMVAPVYVRREAKEEVRQRAAALLAKVGLSDKIGAYPHELSGGQQQRVAIARALAMQPKAMLFDEVTSALDPELIGEVLRVMRQLASEGMTMLVVTHEMGFARDVADRVIFMADGVIMEQGAPQQIFSAPRNERTRQFLQSILERNAELGDDPAAFSATPPR; translated from the coding sequence ATGATCCGGCTGGAGGGGATCAACAAGTCATTCGGCCGTCTGCACGTCCTGCGGGACGTCTCGCTCGAGGTCCAAAAGGGCGAGGTGGTCTGCCTGATCGGGCCGTCGGGGGCGGGGAAGTCGACGCTGCTGCGGTGCATCAACCATCTGGAGCCGCTGGACAGCGGGACGATTTACATCGAGGGGGTCCCGGTCTACCGCTACACACGGGAGGGGCAGAGGATTGCCGATGCCGATCACAAGATCGAGGCGCTGCGGTCGCAGGTCGGCATGGTGTTCCAGTCCTTCAACCTGTTCCCGCATCTGACGGCGCTCGAAAATTTGATGGTCGCCCCGGTCTACGTCCGGCGCGAGGCGAAGGAAGAGGTCCGCCAACGCGCCGCCGCGCTTTTGGCGAAGGTCGGCCTCTCCGATAAGATCGGTGCGTACCCACACGAGTTGAGCGGCGGCCAGCAGCAGCGGGTCGCCATCGCGCGGGCGCTGGCCATGCAGCCGAAGGCGATGCTCTTCGACGAGGTGACCTCGGCCCTGGATCCGGAACTGATCGGCGAGGTGCTGCGGGTGATGCGCCAGCTGGCCAGCGAGGGCATGACGATGCTCGTCGTCACCCACGAGATGGGGTTCGCGCGGGACGTCGCCGACCGGGTGATCTTCATGGCCGATGGCGTCATCATGGAGCAGGGCGCGCCGCAGCAGATCTTCTCGGCCCCGAGGAACGAGCGCACGAGACAGTTCCTCCAGTCGATCCTCGAGCGGAACGCCGAGCTGGGGGACGACCCGGCGGCGTTCTCGGCCACCCCCCCTCGATGA
- a CDS encoding amino acid ABC transporter permease, whose amino-acid sequence MNGIFTLFNFSSAGEYLPDLFRGALISVELTLTVMALSLVFGLIVALARMTRFRAVRTVATIYIEIIRGTPALLQLFYIYFVLPAFGIKLDPFTAGVIGLTINYSAYLSEVYRAGIQAVAKGQLEAAQALGMSRTLMMRLIILPQAIRIVVPPLGNYFISLFKDTALASLITVKELIFTGQIIAATNFQYFAIFTIIGVIYLAISYPGSLGVQYLERRMKIGYRPRRDAPMGGPTRGAPQGAVS is encoded by the coding sequence ATGAACGGAATCTTCACGCTCTTTAACTTCAGCAGCGCGGGGGAATACCTCCCCGATCTCTTCCGCGGAGCGCTGATCAGCGTCGAGCTCACCCTCACCGTCATGGCGCTCAGCTTGGTGTTCGGGCTGATCGTGGCGCTGGCGAGGATGACCAGGTTCCGGGCGGTGCGGACGGTGGCCACCATCTACATCGAGATCATCCGCGGGACCCCGGCGCTGCTGCAGCTCTTCTACATCTACTTTGTGCTGCCCGCGTTCGGAATCAAGCTCGACCCGTTCACGGCCGGGGTGATCGGGCTGACGATCAACTACTCCGCCTACCTCTCGGAAGTGTACCGCGCCGGGATCCAGGCGGTGGCGAAGGGGCAGCTCGAAGCCGCGCAGGCGTTGGGGATGTCCCGGACGCTGATGATGCGGCTGATTATCCTGCCCCAGGCCATCCGCATCGTCGTCCCGCCGCTGGGGAACTATTTCATCTCCCTGTTCAAGGACACCGCGCTCGCCTCGCTGATCACGGTCAAGGAGTTGATCTTTACCGGACAGATCATCGCGGCGACGAACTTTCAGTACTTCGCCATCTTCACGATCATCGGCGTCATCTACCTCGCCATCTCCTACCCGGGATCGCTCGGCGTGCAGTACCTCGAGCGCCGGATGAAGATCGGCTACCGGCCGCGGCGGGACGCGCCGATGGGCGGTCCCACCCGGGGCGCGCCGCAGGGAGCGGTGTCATGA
- a CDS encoding alcohol dehydrogenase catalytic domain-containing protein encodes MRTLVYLGPRRMELRDAPPPAAGPEEVVVNVQASGICGSDLHGYLGKSLNRVPPLVMGHEFSGTVTAVGPGVRDLAVGSPVAVYPLITCGRCPACRRGDTSQCRSRQVIGVHRPGGFADLVAVPRASVVPLPPGVSLFTASLAEPLANAVHIFDRNARGLPRRIAIFGAGTQGLMALHLARLLSPVVLVSVDLVPARLAVARRLGATAALDGRAADVAGRIRELTDGDGVDLAIEAVGSSPTRQAAVACVRSGGRVALLGLGEETTPFNAVDIVNREIEVHGSYAYTYDNFVHAVEFLRSGLVEGEWARPYPLEAGPEVFERLTTDPGDLIKAVLTPAS; translated from the coding sequence ATGCGCACCCTCGTCTACCTCGGCCCCCGGCGGATGGAGCTCCGGGACGCGCCGCCGCCGGCGGCGGGACCCGAAGAGGTCGTCGTCAACGTGCAGGCCTCCGGCATCTGCGGATCGGACCTGCACGGGTACCTGGGGAAGAGCCTGAACCGGGTGCCGCCGCTGGTGATGGGGCACGAGTTTTCCGGAACCGTGACCGCCGTCGGGCCGGGCGTGCGCGACCTCGCGGTGGGATCCCCGGTCGCCGTCTACCCGTTGATCACCTGCGGCCGCTGTCCGGCCTGTCGTCGCGGGGACACGTCCCAGTGCCGGTCGCGGCAGGTGATCGGGGTCCACCGTCCCGGCGGATTCGCGGACCTGGTCGCGGTGCCCCGGGCCTCGGTCGTCCCCCTCCCCCCGGGCGTCTCCCTGTTTACGGCGAGCCTGGCGGAGCCCCTGGCGAACGCCGTCCACATCTTCGACCGGAATGCGCGCGGCCTGCCGCGGCGGATCGCCATCTTCGGGGCGGGGACGCAGGGGTTGATGGCGCTCCACCTGGCGCGCCTGCTGTCGCCGGTCGTCCTCGTCTCGGTGGACCTCGTCCCGGCGCGGCTCGCCGTGGCGCGGCGGTTGGGGGCCACGGCGGCGCTCGACGGGCGGGCGGCGGATGTGGCGGGCCGGATTCGGGAGCTCACGGACGGCGACGGGGTGGACCTGGCGATCGAGGCGGTGGGCAGCTCGCCGACCCGGCAGGCGGCGGTGGCCTGTGTGCGCAGCGGCGGACGGGTGGCGCTGCTGGGACTGGGGGAAGAGACCACGCCGTTCAACGCCGTCGACATCGTGAACCGCGAGATCGAGGTCCACGGCTCGTACGCCTACACCTACGACAACTTTGTCCACGCCGTGGAGTTCCTGAGATCCGGGCTGGTCGAAGGGGAGTGGGCCCGGCCCTATCCACTCGAGGCGGGCCCGGAGGTGTTCGAGCGGCTCACCACCGATCCCGGCGATCTGATCAAAGCCGTGCTGACGCCGGCGAGCTGA
- a CDS encoding dihydrodipicolinate synthase family protein yields the protein MEFRGLIPPVITPFRDGRVDGDSIEHLVASCAPHLDGMVVAGSTGEGPSLTFAERTQTIELFGRAMGGRMHLIVGVAETSLETIRALIRFGDEHGAVGYLVPLPFYFRHTGETIAAFFREVSGYTDREIVIYDNPSTTKTVLTPVDYSRLAALRDNIRHVKITDTTLTKVDAAKARGDLILLSGSDEVMQQQVVRGCEGAITATPQVFPGRCRAWFEATRGGDLTASTRLFAQLLPFINEVMIGTDDYPAVIKYALRHRGVIASDEVRAPLAPLSAVRRRILDSVLPLLGE from the coding sequence ATGGAGTTTCGCGGGTTGATTCCTCCGGTGATCACCCCGTTTCGAGACGGGCGGGTGGACGGTGACAGCATCGAGCACCTGGTGGCTTCCTGTGCCCCGCACCTCGACGGCATGGTGGTGGCCGGCAGCACGGGGGAGGGCCCCAGCCTGACCTTCGCGGAGCGCACGCAGACCATCGAGCTTTTCGGCCGGGCGATGGGGGGGCGGATGCACCTGATCGTGGGGGTGGCGGAGACGAGTCTGGAAACGATCCGTGCGCTCATCCGCTTCGGCGACGAGCACGGCGCCGTCGGCTATCTTGTGCCGCTCCCGTTTTACTTCCGGCACACCGGCGAGACGATTGCGGCGTTCTTCCGTGAGGTCTCCGGCTACACCGACCGCGAGATCGTCATCTACGACAATCCGTCCACCACGAAGACCGTGCTCACCCCCGTCGACTACTCCCGCCTGGCCGCGCTGCGGGACAACATCCGGCACGTCAAGATCACGGACACGACCTTGACCAAGGTGGATGCCGCCAAGGCCCGAGGGGATCTCATCCTGCTCTCGGGGTCCGACGAGGTGATGCAGCAGCAGGTCGTGCGGGGGTGCGAAGGGGCGATCACCGCGACCCCGCAAGTATTTCCCGGGCGATGCCGGGCGTGGTTCGAAGCGACGCGCGGCGGAGACCTGACCGCCTCGACCCGGCTCTTCGCCCAACTGCTGCCGTTCATCAACGAGGTGATGATCGGCACCGATGACTACCCCGCGGTGATCAAGTACGCGCTGCGGCATCGAGGCGTCATCGCCTCCGATGAGGTGCGGGCGCCGCTCGCGCCGTTGAGCGCCGTGCGCCGGCGGATCCTGGACAGCGTGTTGCCGCTGCTGGGGGAGTAG
- a CDS encoding IclR family transcriptional regulator — MNACLVVKSAGRTLDLLELLSQQRRGLSLAEISQTLRIPKSSTLQILRTLEAREYVARDGPTNRFRLDVRVFALGQAYAESLDLVHQGQRVLAELSRTLDETCHLAVLDGADVVYVAKEESSQPMRMVSAVGRRIPAHATGVGKMLLAMLDEPSLNARLKGVRLTRLTPRTFTAAARLRDELRTTRARGFAFDDGESTDGLQCLAAPVMDQHGQAIAAISASVPAVRLPADRVREVLEGVCAAARRLSRALGYGGGYRGALAADRGQLGEWLKTIRAPSGRRPDTLARR; from the coding sequence GTGAACGCCTGTTTGGTAGTGAAGTCGGCGGGGCGGACCTTGGATTTGTTAGAGCTGCTGAGCCAGCAGCGCCGGGGGCTCTCGCTCGCTGAAATCAGCCAGACGCTGCGGATTCCCAAGTCGAGCACCCTCCAGATCCTGCGCACTCTCGAGGCCCGCGAGTATGTGGCGCGCGACGGCCCGACGAACCGGTTTCGTCTGGACGTCCGGGTGTTCGCGCTGGGGCAGGCGTATGCGGAGAGCCTCGATCTCGTTCACCAGGGGCAGCGGGTGCTGGCCGAACTGTCCCGCACGCTCGACGAAACCTGCCACCTCGCCGTGCTCGACGGGGCCGACGTGGTCTACGTCGCCAAGGAGGAGTCCAGCCAGCCGATGCGGATGGTCTCGGCGGTCGGCCGGCGCATCCCGGCGCACGCCACCGGGGTCGGGAAGATGCTGCTGGCGATGCTCGATGAACCCAGCCTCAACGCCCGCCTGAAGGGGGTGCGCCTGACCCGGCTCACCCCGCGGACGTTCACCGCAGCCGCGCGGCTGCGCGACGAACTCCGAACGACCCGCGCACGCGGCTTCGCCTTCGACGACGGCGAGTCCACGGATGGTCTGCAGTGCCTGGCCGCGCCGGTGATGGATCAGCATGGGCAGGCGATCGCGGCGATCAGCGCGTCGGTGCCCGCGGTACGGCTTCCCGCCGATCGGGTCCGCGAGGTGCTGGAGGGGGTCTGCGCGGCGGCGCGGCGCCTCTCCCGCGCACTGGGCTACGGCGGGGGGTACCGGGGTGCACTGGCCGCGGACCGGGGTCAATTGGGCGAGTGGCTGAAGACGATCCGCGCGCCGTCTGGTCGGCGCCCCGATACACTGGCGCGGCGGTAG
- a CDS encoding aminotransferase encodes MKPQELRQVLEADLENVWHPMTQHKLLAKQPPKLIVGAKGSTIVDAEGREYLDGMAGLWCVNVGYGRREIAEAVYRQMLQLPYYPHTQANVPAAKLADRLTALTGGEPCHTYFVNSGTEANEAAFKLARQYHRQVHPGEPRYKTIGRHYSYHGTSMATLAAGCVPERKTKYEPLGDGFLHVPPAYCYRCPFGLSYPSCGLACAKQIEYAIRAEGAETVAAVVLEPVQSAVGVLVPPDEYLREVAAACRRHGVLLILDEVINGFGRTGKMFAHQHYGVVPDLLCLAKGLTSGYQPIGAVMATSEVFNGFLGELEENRQNAQVNTWGGHAAACAAALANLDIMEQEQLPERAAQTGAHLLEGLRSLLSLPAVGDVRGKGLLLAVELVEDKQTRGPLGGARTAAVIRGCLERGVIVGRSSGAGGGLGNCVTLAPPLVLTLAEADRIVATLHEAIDRELR; translated from the coding sequence GTGAAGCCGCAAGAGCTCAGACAGGTGTTGGAAGCCGATCTGGAAAACGTCTGGCACCCCATGACCCAGCATAAGCTGCTGGCGAAGCAGCCTCCGAAACTCATCGTGGGCGCCAAGGGGTCGACGATCGTCGACGCGGAGGGCCGGGAATACCTCGACGGGATGGCCGGCCTCTGGTGCGTCAACGTGGGGTACGGCCGTCGGGAGATCGCCGAGGCCGTTTATCGGCAGATGCTGCAGTTGCCGTATTATCCGCACACGCAGGCGAATGTCCCGGCGGCAAAATTGGCGGACCGACTGACCGCGCTGACCGGCGGAGAGCCGTGTCACACCTACTTTGTGAACAGCGGCACGGAGGCCAACGAGGCCGCGTTCAAGCTGGCCCGGCAGTACCACCGGCAGGTGCACCCGGGAGAGCCCCGGTACAAGACCATCGGGCGGCACTATTCCTATCACGGCACCAGCATGGCGACCCTTGCCGCCGGGTGCGTCCCCGAGCGGAAGACCAAGTACGAGCCCTTGGGCGATGGGTTCCTGCACGTCCCCCCCGCCTACTGCTACCGGTGCCCATTCGGGCTGTCGTACCCGTCGTGCGGCTTGGCCTGCGCCAAGCAGATCGAGTACGCGATCCGCGCCGAGGGTGCGGAAACCGTGGCGGCGGTCGTGCTCGAGCCGGTCCAGAGCGCCGTGGGGGTGCTGGTGCCGCCCGACGAATACCTTCGCGAGGTGGCCGCGGCGTGCCGCCGGCACGGCGTGCTGTTGATTTTGGACGAGGTGATCAACGGCTTCGGCCGCACCGGAAAGATGTTCGCCCACCAGCACTACGGGGTCGTCCCCGATCTCCTCTGCCTCGCCAAGGGGCTGACCAGCGGCTACCAGCCCATCGGCGCCGTCATGGCCACGAGTGAGGTCTTCAACGGATTCCTGGGGGAACTGGAGGAGAACCGCCAGAACGCCCAAGTGAACACCTGGGGCGGTCACGCCGCGGCCTGCGCCGCCGCGCTGGCGAACCTCGACATCATGGAACAGGAGCAGCTGCCGGAACGCGCCGCACAGACCGGCGCGCACCTGCTGGAGGGGCTGCGCAGCCTCCTGTCGCTGCCCGCAGTCGGAGACGTCCGCGGGAAGGGCCTGCTGCTCGCGGTGGAACTGGTGGAGGATAAGCAGACCCGGGGCCCGTTGGGAGGCGCCCGCACGGCGGCGGTGATCCGCGGATGTCTCGAGCGGGGGGTGATCGTCGGCCGATCTTCCGGGGCGGGCGGTGGGCTCGGCAACTGCGTGACCCTCGCCCCTCCGCTCGTGCTCACACTGGCCGAAGCCGATCGGATCGTGGCGACCCTGCACGAGGCGATCGATCGAGAACTGCGGTAG